The following coding sequences lie in one Arachis stenosperma cultivar V10309 chromosome 5, arast.V10309.gnm1.PFL2, whole genome shotgun sequence genomic window:
- the LOC130981167 gene encoding uncharacterized protein LOC130981167, translated as MAPYEALYDRKCQFPLCWYETGERSLLGPEVIAEMTEQIKEICSRMLIAQSRQKSYADQRRKPLEFEEGEHVFLKVTPTTGVGRAIKTKKLNPRYIGSFEILKRIGPVAYKIALPPYLSNLHNLFHVSQLRKYTPDASHVLEPEPIQVREDLTLPVIPVRIDDTSVKQLRGREVSLVKVSWSRAGIEEYTWELESDMRKDYPHLFSGN; from the coding sequence atggctccgtatgaggctcTGTATGACAGGAAATGTCAATTTCCATTGTGTTGGTATGAAACTGGAGAAAGGAGTTTATTAGGGCCTGAGGTGATAGCTGAAATGACTGAGCAGATAAAGGAGATTTGTAGTCGAATGCTTATAGCCCAAAGCCGTCAGAAGAGCTATGctgatcagaggcgaaagccttTGGAATTTGAAGAAGGAGAACATGTCTTTTTGAAAGTTACACCAACCACTGGAGTGGGAAGAGCTATTAAGACTAAGAAACTGAATCCCCGTTATATTGGATCCTTTGAGATTCTGAAGAGGATTGGGCCAGTGGCTTATAAAATTGCCTTACCGCCATATCTTTCGAATTTGCACAACTTGTTTCATGTGTCTCAGCTtaggaagtacactcctgatgcaaGTCATGTTCTAGAACCAGAACCAATCCAAGTGAGAGAAGATCTAACACTTCCAGTAATTCCGGTAAGAATTGATGACACTAGTGTTAAACAATTACGAGGAAGAGAAGTATCATTGGTAAAAGTATCTTGGAGTCGAGCTGGTATTGAGGAATATACATGGGAACTCGAATCAGATATGCGAAAGGACTATCCACATCTCTTTTCAGGTAactag
- the LOC130983283 gene encoding 2-methylpropanoate--CoA ligase CCL4-like yields MEELKPSVANSSPLTPLGFLDRAATVYGDTPSVIYDAVTFTWSQTRRRCLQLASALSSLKIYRGDVVSVVAPNIPATYELHFAVPFAGAILNIINTRLRARTLSAVLRHAESKLVFVDIASRDVVLEALSLFPENNPHRPILILIEDDEVEHLTPSSTVHFEDTYEGLVSKGDPNFKWLYPNSEWDPLRLNYTSGTTSSSPQGVVHSHRGTFVITVDSLMDWEVPKQAVFLWTLAMFHVNGWCFPWGIAAVGGTNICVRKFDAPIVFSLITSHRVTHMCASPVLLNMLTNTPDNKPLENPVHILTAGAPPPPAVIQRTESLGFIVSHGYGLTETGGVVVSCAWKRRWNRLPAAERARLKARQGVRTCLMTEVDVVTSAGESVKHDGVTLGEVVIRGSCVMLGYLKDPERTKNRLKNGYFYTGDVGVIHEDGYLEIKDRLSDVITTGGKNLSSVEVESVLYMHPEVKEAAVVARPDEYCGQTPCAFVSLKEGLVVTEEEIIEHCRKNMATYMVPKTVAFREELPKSSTGKIKKTVLRQIAQEMGSIPYQNVNNNYSILS; encoded by the coding sequence ATGGAGGAACTGAAGCCAAGTGTTGCAAACTCTTCACCTCTCACCCCACTCGGTTTCTTGGACAGAGCAGCAACTGTTTACGGCGACACACCTTCCGTTATCTATGACGCCGTTACCTTCACCTGGTCCCAAACTCGCCGTCGCTGCCTCCAGCTCGCCTCTGCTCTCTCCTCCCTTAAAATCTACCGCGGCGACGTCGTCTCCGTCGTGGCACCAAACATACCCGCAACCTACGAGCTCCACTTCGCCGTCCCCTTCGCCGGCGCAATTCTCAACATCATCAACACACGCCTACGCGCCAGAACCCTCTCCGCTGTCCTCCGTCACGCCGAGTCCAAGCTCGTCTTTGTGGACATAGCCTCACGTGATGTCGTCCTCGAAGCTCTCTCTTTGTTCCCCGAAAATAATCCCCACCGTCCGATCCTCATCCTTATAGAGGACGATGAGGTCGAGCACCTAACTCCATCATCCACCGTTCATTTCGAAGACACGTATGAAGGCTTAGTCTCCAAGGGAGATCCAAATTTCAAGTGGTTATACCCTAACAGCGAGTGGGACCCGTTGAGACTAAACTACACCTCCGGAACGACGTCGTCTTCACCCCAAGGAGTAGTTCACTCCCACAGAGGAACCTTTGTTATCACCGTTGACTCGTTGATGGATTGGGAGGTTCCGAAACAAGCTGTCTTTCTCTGGACCTTAGCGATGTTCCACGTTAACGGATGGTGCTTCCCGTGGGGGATCGCTGCCGTTGGAGGGACGAACATCTGCGTCCGCAAATTCGACGCGCCGATCGTGTTTTCTCTCATCACGAGCCACCGCGTGACTCACATGTGTGCCTCGCCGGTGCTGCTTAACATGCTAACAAACACTCCCGACAACAAGCCGTTGGAGAATCCCGTCCACATTCTCACCGCCGGAGCGCCGCCTCCTCCGGCGGTGATCCAGCGAACGGAATCTTTAGGATTCATAGTCAGCCACGGGTACGGCCTGACCGAGACTGGAGGAGTGGTAGTGTCGTGCGCGTGGAAGAGAAGGTGGAACCGTTTGCCGGCGGCGGAGAGGGCGAGGTTGAAAGCGCGGCAGGGAGTAAGAACATGCCTAATGACGGAAGTGGACGTGGTTACAAGCGCGGGAGAGAGCGTGAAGCACGACGGGGTAACGCTGGGTGAGGTAGTTATCCGCGGAAGCTGCGTGATGCTTGGATACCTTAAGGACCCCGAAAGAACAAAAAACCGTTTGAAAAACGGTTATTTCTACACTGGCGATGTTGGTGTGATCCATGAAGACGGTTACTTGGAAATAAAGGATAGGTTAAGCGACGTCATAACCACCGGTGGCAAGAATCTGAGCAGTGTGGAGGTGGAATCTGTTCTTTACATGCACCCGGAGGTGAAAGAGGCAGCGGTGGTGGCGAGGCCGGACGAGTACTGTGGTCAGACGCCGTGCGCCTTCGTGAGTTTGAAAGAGGGGTTGGTGGTGACAGAGGAGGAGATAATTGAGCATTGCAGGAAGAACATGGCAACTTATATGGTCCCCAAAACGGTGGCGTTTAGGGAGGAGCTTCCAAAGAGTTCCACTGGGAAGATTAAAAAGACTGTGCTGAGACAAATTGCGCAAGAAATGGGATCCATCCCATATCAAAATGTCAATAATAATTACTCCATTTTGTCTTAG
- the LOC130983284 gene encoding beta-glucosidase 12-like, translating into MAFHYFQYVVSMILVLSLKSIEAETILNTGSISSSASLNRASFPHGFIFGTASSSYQYEGAAAVGGRTPSIWDTFAHNFPGKIDDRSNGDVAIDEYHRYKEDVMIMKDMNMDAYRFSISWSRILPKGRLSGGVNKEGINYYNNLINELLAKDIQPFATLFHWDLPQILEDEYGGFLSPNIVKDFKEYAEVCFKEFGDRVKNWITFNEPWSFSKHGYADGVGAPLRCSSWQNLNCSGGDSATEPYIVSHHQLLAHAAAFNIYKTKYQAAQKGLIGITLVCHWMVPLYDTELDHHAAQRAIDFMFGWFMEPLTTGEYPSSMRSLVGSRLPKFSIHQSNLVRGSFDFIGLNYYTANYATDAPQLRDANPSFMTDFLVNLTTKRNGKPIGPKAFSNWLFVYPQGILELLLYTKAKYNNPMIYITENGIDEFNDPTLSLDEALNDTNRIDYYFSHLYNIQTAIKDGVNVKGYFAWSLIDNFEWIKGYTSRFGIYFADYKNGLKRYPKKSAIWFKDFLRHKTHGYI; encoded by the exons ATGGCATTCCATTATTTTCAATATGTCGTTAGTATGATTCTGGTTCTTAGCTTAAAAAGCATTGAAGCCGAAACCATATTGAACACTGGTAGTATTAGTAGTTCTGCATCTCTCAACCGAGCAAGTTTCCCACATGGTTTTATTTTTGGGACAGCATCATCTTCTTACCAG TACGAAGGTGCAGCAGCTGTTGGTGGTAGAACTCCAAGTATATGGGATACTTTCGCTCATAATTTTCCAG gCAAGATAGATGACAGAAGCAACGGGGATGTGGCCATCGATGAATACCATCGTTATAAG GAAGATGTTATGATTATGAAGGATATGAACATGGATGCTTATCGGTTCTCCATATCATGGTCCAGAATACTACCAA AAGGAAGGCTCAGTGGAGGTGTGAACAAGGAAGGAATCAACTATTACAATAATCTCATCAACGAGCTACTAGCGAAAG ATATTCAACCTTTTGCAACTCTTTTTCATTGGGACCTTCCTCAAATCTTAGAAGATGAATATGGAGGCTTTTTAAGCCCTAATATAGT AAAGGATTTTAAGGAATATGCTGAGGTTTGCTTTAAGGAATTTGGAGACAGGGTGAAGAATTGGATTACGTTTAATGAACCATGGTCATTCAGTAAACATGGTTACGCAGATGGAGTTGGTGCACCATTGAGATGTTCATCTTGGCAAAACCTAAATTGCAGTGGTGGAGACTCAGCTACTGAACCCTATATAGTGTCACACCATCAATTATTGGCTCATGCAGCTGCTTTCAATATCTACAAAACTAAGTATCAG GCAGCTCAAAAGGGCTTGATAGGGATAACCCTAGTTTGTCACTGGATGGTGCCACTCTATGATACAGAATTGGACCATCATGCTGCTCAAAGAGCCATTGATTTCATGTTTGGATG GTTTATGGAGCCATTAACCACAGGAGAATACCCAAGTTCCATGCGGTCTCTGGTTGGAAGCCGATTGCCAAAATTCTCAATTCATCAATCAAATCTTGTAAGAGGGTCCTTTGATTTCATTGGATTAAACTACTACACTGCCAATTATGCTACCGATGCTCCACAATTAAGGGATGCCAACCCTAGCTTCATGACGGATTTTCTAGTTAATCTTACAA CGAAGAGAAATGGAAAACCTATCGGTCCAAAG GCTTTTTCAAATTGGTTGTTTGTTTATCCACAAGGAATTCTAGAACTTTTGCTCTATACTAAAGCAAAGTACAACAACCCTATGATCTACATCACTGAAAATG GTATAGATGAATTCAATGATCCGACACTCTCACTTGATGAAGCCCTTAACGACACAAATAGGATTGATTACTATTTTAGTCATCTCTACAATATTCAAACTGCAATAAA GGATGGCGTGAATGTGAAAGGATATTTTGCATGGTCATTGATCGACAACTTCGAATGGATCAAAGGCTACACTTCGAGGTTTGGAATTTATTTTGCGGACTATAAAAATGGCCTGAAAAGATATCCAAAAAAGTCAGCAATTTGGTTTAAAGATTTCCTAAGGCACAAAACACATGGATATATATGA